From Ascochyta rabiei chromosome 16, complete sequence, the proteins below share one genomic window:
- a CDS encoding Rhomboid protease translates to MSLPRISRSSLQRLCLATQRPASASLQWGADKLSSRLQWRSQHDSRKPPRRFGNPSASERKSPIQQIREEQVEIIPPVADRYSAPESQSSEPEYQEHDLPNEPWPRVRVRYLRPAIWSLTVTAGIFSGLAYYQAKKEVEQAKKATNWLQAPQWRLQPQSRAGPPSATELATRWWAEQNPISKVTWYIIGANSAVHLTSFLVPQYWNLLWHTPARNVNYTNFTSMFVHSGPMHLAVNMWATYNFMLPVGYSRLFEGNAPHVGAFFLATGVLSGYAQHLTTMFAKNRRMIPEIFIRGGGASGALFGILGAFCMEYPTAELGILFLPFKFEAQYFFPAVMLFDLVGLVRGYSFVNFGHAAHLSGALIGVGYSYFDGKNNLWKPLVQFWKRRLQST, encoded by the exons ATGTCATTACCAAGAATAAGCAGATCGTCCCTGCAACGGCTGTGTCTCGCTACTCAGCGTCCAGCGTCTGCCTCGCTGCAGTGGGGTGCAGACAAGCTTAGCAGCCGGCTTCAATGGCGAAGTCAGCACGACTCGCGGAAACCGCCACGGAGGTTTGGAAACCCATCAGCATCAGAGCGCAAATCTCCAATCCAGCAAATCAGGGAAGAGCAGGTGGAAATCATACCGCCGGTTGCGGATCGATACTCCGCACCGGAAAGCCAGAGTTCGGAACCAGAGTACCAGGAGCACGATCTGCCCAACGAGCCCTGGCCTAGGGTCAGAGTACGCTATCTACGACCAGCGATTTGGTCACTCACCGTTACCGCTGGTATCTTCTCTGGACTCGCGTACTACCAGGCAAAGAAGGAGGTCGAACAGGCAAAAAAGGCTACAAACTGGCTTCAGGCACCGCAATGGAGGCTACAGCCACAATCACGTGCAGGACCTCCGAGCGCTACTGAGCTCGCGACTCGCTGGTGGGCAGAGCAGAATCCTATCTCGAAGGTCACTTGGTACATCATCGGAGCAAACAGTGCGGTGCATCTGACCAGCTTCCTGGTGCCCCAGTACTGGAACCTGCTGTGGCATACCCCTGCGCGCAATGTTAACTACACGAACTTCACATCAATGTTTGTACATTCTGGACCTATGCATCTGGCAGTCAACATGTGGGCGACTTACAATTTCATGCTTCCCGTGGGTTACTCGCGACTGTTCGAGGGTAATGCACCGCACGTGGGAGCGTTCTTCCTCGCCACAGGCGTGTTGTCTGGTTACGCACAGCACCTGACGACTATGTTCGCGAAGAACAGGCGCATGATCCCTGAGATCTTCATTCGAGGCGGTGGAGCAAGCGGTGCTCTGTTTGGCATTCTTGGCGCTTTCTGCATGGAGTACCCAACAGCTGAACTTGGGATACTGTTTCTTCCGTTCAAATTCGAGGCTCAGTACTTCTTCCCTGCTGTTATGCTTTTCGACCTGGTGGGCTTGGTTCGGGGTTATTCGTTCGTCAACTTTGGTCACGCT GCTCACTTGTCCGGCGCGCTCATCGGTGTAGGATACTCATACTTCGACGGGAAGAACAATCTATGGAAACCGTTGGTACAGTTCTGGAAACGACGACTGCAGAGCACGTAG
- a CDS encoding Phosphatidylethanolamine N-methyltransferase, with translation MTDVGNGVEADGSQLRERPTAKPLHLHDSDLAKQKVLELNEQEDRKDEREKKTYGRTPSGTVFIVPHTHDMVSQLLSPSQPKNVSDLGVLAVLAGLIATLCLLPKSARIPVFAVLFLFWRAAYNAGIGWLLDVQSKHNRLVLWAKNSRVFENPETGNNPHPALYQFLKREMETKIPKDYTFEEAPVEYNTWLVFRRVVDLILMCDFVSYCLFAIACFHRPEESWLLFALRWTTGIVLFIFNLFVKLDAHRVVKDYAWYWGDFFYLIDQRLTFDGVFEAAPHPMYSIGYAGFYGIALMMASYKVLLISIVAHAAQFAFLIKVEEPHMQKIYNPAPPRRARHPSGDMTQEHRPTSSQSDSVDAGAPADPVSQPAQMHHMVGPRNMDFHRAIDVTVVLLSLYMFCLATLTPNTRLVRTWFFVNAFVWRLWYVLGLGYLLDRQSKKKNWTRHFIKYGDTKEEAWRQWKCLYHLSMTMCHTSFLAAAWKMYTLPADWFYDLTVFRLVVGAGMVALHVWTAVSIYDSLGEFGWFCGDFFFDPPPKNLTYSGIYRFLNSPERVLGMAGIWGVAVMTWTAPIFYLATTAQVLNLGFLHFVERPHMSKLYGQKLRQTSGVSKTLRQALPSPVRNWQSAADEYIHSTVELIEEVLESARPKLAAGVGTFVKDTTALFKSYPARISITRLSPDLAGYDAKQYKLEVQGTLSAPAVEDQKSGGREGELARTPAARTSEFKTLALEYGAPIKVRWQAPLHHSKKDWIGLYMVADNQSREVTQLSSNGRWIATNVGVYDSVRAEEGILVSDKLVAASGEEDDDDDLDHYTGEVEFRGDKLWWTTGVFEFRYHHDGKHNVMALSQAFEMRIPRFDEEEVEVDAHGTVHGAVTQALLPVVQNCFDRDAEIAPGTAEESFGSLVERDGKFARRVVFAVHQMFGIEFAPEVVQADGNVRNLGWRICHAKKVLAPYSMTASHGRNTPEGVKF, from the exons ATGACGGATGTCGGCAATGGCGTAGAGGCCGACGGTAGCCAGCTCAGAGAACGACCGACAGCTAAGCCGCTGCACCTGCACGACTCTGACCTGGCGAAGCAAAAGGTCCTTGAACTGAATGAGCAGGAAGACAGAAAAGACGAGCGCGAAAAGAAGACGTATGGCCGGACGCCCAGTGGCACGG TCTTCATTGTGCCGCACACCCACGACATGGTGTCGCAGCTGCTCTCGCCCTCGCAACCAAAGAACGTGTCCGACCTAGGGGTCCTCGCTGTGCTCGCAGGCCTGATAGCCACGCTCTGCCTACTGCCCAAAAGCGCCCGCATCCCCGTGTTCGCCGTCCTCTTCCTGTTCTGGCGCGCTGCCTACAATGCAGGCATTGGCTGGCTTCTCGACGTCCAGTCCAAGCACAATCGCCTCGTCCTGTGGGCCAAGAACTCGCGCGTCTTTGAGAACCCAGAGACGGGCAACAACCCGCACCCAGCCCTCTACCAGTTCCTGAAGAGGGAGATGGAGACCAAGATCCCCAAGGACTACACGTTCGAAGAGGCTCCGGTGGAGTACAACACCTGGCTTGTCTTCAGGCGCGTGGTAGACCTGATTTTGATGTGTGACTTTGTATCGTATTGCCTCTTCGCCATCGCCTGCTTCCACCGCCCAGAGGAGAGCTGGCTGCTGTTCGCACTGCGATGGACGACGGGCATTGTCCTGTTCATCTTCAACTTGTTCGTCAAGTTGGACGCGCACCGCGTGGTCAAGGACTATGCCTGGTACTGGGGCGACTTCTTCTACCTCATCGATCAACGTCTGACCTTTGACGGCGTCTTTGAGGCTGCCCCGCACCCCATGTACTCGATTGG GTACGCCGGCTTCTACGGCATTGCTTTGATGATGGCAAGTTACAAGGTGCTTTTGATTTCCATCGTCGCGCACGCAGCCCAATTTGCCTTTCTGATCAAGGTCGAAGAGCCGCACATGCAGAAGATTTACAACCCAGCACCCCCTCGCCGAGCGCGCCACCCTTCCGGGGACATGACCCAAGAGCACCGTCCCACCTCGAGCCAGTCGGACAGCGTAGATGCGGGAGCGCCCGCGGACCCTGTCAGTCAGCCTGCCCAAATGCACCACATGGTCGGTCCACGGAACATGGACTTCCATCGCGCCATCGACGTCACGGTAGTGCTTCTTTCCTTGTACATGTTCTGTTTGGCCACGCTTACACCCAACACGCGCTTGGTGCGGACGTGGTTCTTTGTCAACGCCTTCGTCTGGCGCCTGTGGTATGTCTTGGGCCTAGGCTACCTCCTCGACCGCCAgtccaagaagaagaattgGACGCGCCACTTCATCAAGTACGGCGACACGAAAGAAGAGGCCTGGCGCCAGTGGAAATGCCT GTATCACCTCAGCATGACCATGTGCCACACCAGCTTCCTGGCCGCGGCTTGGAAGATGTACACGCTGCCAGCCGACTGGTTCTACGACCTCACCGTGTTCCGGCTCGTGGTTGGTGCTGGCATGGTGGCGCTCCACGTTTGGACGGCGGTCAGCATCTACGATTCCCTGGGCGAGTTTGGATGGTTCTGCGGCGACTTCTTCTTCGACCCACCGCCCAAGAACCTGACGTACTCGGGCATCTACCGCTTCCTGAACAGCCCGGAGCGCGTGCTGGGCATGGCTGGGATCTGGGGGGTTGCTGTGATGACGTGGACGGCACCGATCTTCTACCTCGCCACCACCGCCCAGGTTCTGAACCTGGGGTTCTTGCATTTCGTGGAACGGCCTCACATGAGCAAG CTGTACGGTCAGAAGCTCCGGCAGACGTCTGGCGTCAGCAAGACCCTGCGCCAAGCTCTCCCTAGCCCAGTGCGCAACTGGCAGTCTGCGGCCGACGAGTACATCCACTCGACGGTGGAGTTGATTGAAGAGGTCTTGGAGAGTGCTCGGCCCAAGCTCGCGGCTGGGGTGGGTACGTTTGTCAAGGACACGACGGCCCTGTTCAAGTCGTATCCGGCACGCATCTCCATCACTCGCCTGTCGCCGGACCTTGCTGGGTACGATGCCAAGCAGTACAAGCTCGAGGTACAGGGCACCCTCTCGGCGCCAGCGGTGGAGGACCAAAAGAGCGGCGGGCGTGAGGGCGAACTCGCGCGGACACCAGCGGCTCGCACAAGCGAGTTCAAGACGCTGGCGCTTGAATACGGGGCTCCGATCAAGGTTCGGTGGCAGGCACCCCTCCACCACAGCAAGAAGGACTGGATCGGCCTGTACATGGTGGCGGACAACCAGTCTCGAGAGGTGACGCAGCTCAGCTCCAACGGGCGGTGGATCGCGACCAACGTCGGGGTGTACGACTCGGTCCGGGCCGAGGAAGGCATCCTGGTGTCGGACAAGCTGGTGGCGGCATCTGGCGaggaggacgacgacgacgacttgGACCACTACACGGGCGAGGTCGAGTTCCGCGGCGACAAGCTGTGGTGGACAACGGGCGTGTTCGAGTTCCGGTACCACCACGACGGCAAGCACAACGTGATGGCGCTGTCCCAAGCGTTTGAGATGCGCATCCCGCGCTTcgacgaggaggaggtggaggtggacgCGCACGGGACGGTGCACGGCGCGGTGACGCAAGCGCTCTTACCGGTGGTGCAGAACTGCTTCGACCGCGACGCGGAGATTGCGCCCGGGACGGCGGAGGAGTCGTTTGGCAGCCTGGTCGAGCGGGACGGCAAGTTTGCGAGAAGAGTGGTGTTCGCGGTGCATCAGATGTTCGGCATCGAGTTTGCGCCTGAGGTGGTGCAGGCGGATGGGAACGTGCGCAACCTTGGGTGGCGCATCTGCCATGCGAAGAAGGTGCTGGCGCCGTACAGCATGACGGCGAGCCATGGCCGGAACACACCGGAGGGAGTCAAGTTTTGA